The genomic window GGCCAGGACGACGCTCGCTGCGGCCTTGTGGCCCTGCTCCTCGGCGAAGGCCACGGTGACCACGTCGACGGCCCCGAAGATCGCCCCGGTCGCCACGAAGGTGGCCACCAGCACCCGCAGTCCGGGTGAGCGCAGCGCCGAGTGGGCCTTGTCCTGGTGCTCGCGCGGATGCGGTGCCGGTTCGGTGGCGCGCTGGGCGGTCAGCCAGAAGACGCCGGCCGCGAGGAAGCAGGCGGCGAGCAGCGGCCCGGCCTCCGGGAACCATGCCGTGGACAGCCCGATGGAGATGATCGGCCCGAAGATGAAGCAGACCTCGTCGACGACCGACTCGAAGGAGTACGCGGTGTGCAGTTGCGGGGTGCCCCGGTACAGGGCCGCCCAGCGTGCCCGGGTCATCGCCCCGAGGCTCGGCACGCTGCCGATGCCGGCCGAGCAGACGTACAGGACCCAGTCCGGCCACCCGTAGTGCGCGGCGAACAGCAGCCCCGCGGACGCGGCCAGCGCGAAGAGCGTCGCCGGGCGCAGCACCCGCCGCTGCCCGTACTGGTCCACCAGGCGGGAGATCTGCGGGCCGAGCACGGCGGCGGACAACGCGATGGTCGCCGAGAGCGCGCCGGCCAGGCCGTACCGGCCGGTGAGCTGGGAGATCATCGTGACCACGCCGATGCCCATCATGGACAGCGGCATCCGGCCGAGGAGACCCGCGGCGGTGAAGCCCTTGGTGCCAGGTGCGGCGAACAGGGCGGTGTAGGGGCTGGGCACGGGGGCTCCGGTCGGTCCGGTCAGTGGAGGAACGCGTTCCTCGTAAGGCGTGAATTCCGTCGATACAGCTTACGAGTGAGGTAACCCTAAGTCATCCTGGGGCATGGGCCGGGACCCCGGCTGCCGGCGCCGGGTGGCAGGATCGGAGACATGCCACACGCGCACGACGCCACCCCCTACGACGCCCTGCTCCTGCTCTCGTTCGGCGGCCCGGAGGGCCCGGACGACGTGGTCCCGTTCCTGGAGAACGTGACGCGGGGGCGCGGCATCCCCAAGGAACGCCTCAAGGAAGTAGGCCGGCACTACTTCCTGTTCGGCGGGGTCAGCCCCATCAACGACCAGAACCGCGCCCTGCTCGACGCCCTCCGCAAGGACTTCGCCGAGCACGGCCTGGACCTGCCGGTCTACTGGGGCAACCGCAACTGGGCGCCCTATCTGACCGACACCCTGCGCGAGATGGTCGCCGACGGCCGCCGCCGCATCCTGGTCCTCGCCACCAGCGCGTACGCCTCCTACTCGGGCTGCCGCCAGTACCGCGAGAACCTCGCCGACTCGCTCGCCGTCCTGGAGGCCGAGGGCCTGGAGCTGCCGGGGATCGACAAGATCCGGCACTACTTCAACCACCCGGGCTTCCTGGAGCCCATGATCGACGGCGTCGTGGAATCCCTCGCCGACCTCCCCGAGGACGCCCGCGCCGGCGCGCACATCGCCTTCTGCACGCACTCCGTCCCGACCGCCTCCGCGGACACCTCCGGCCCGGTCGAGGGCCACGGGGACGGCGGCGCGTACGTCGCGGAGCACCTGGACGTCGCGAAGCTCATCGCCGACGCCGTGCGCGAGCGGACCGGCGTCGAGCACCCCTGGCAGCTCGTCTACCAGTCCCGCTCCGGCGCCCCGCACATCCCGTGGCTGGAGCCGGACATCTGCGACCACCTGGAGGAGCTGCACGGCTCCGGGGTCCCGGCCGTCGTGATGGCGCCCATCGGGTTCGTCTCGGACCACATGGAGGTCCTGTACGACCTCGACACCGAGGCCATGGCCAAGGGCGAGGAGCTGGGCCTGCCGGTCCGCCGCTCGGCCACCGTGGGCGCCGACCCGCGGTTCGCCGCCGCGATCCGCGACCTGGTCCTGGAGCGCGCCGCGACCGAGCGGGGTCAGGACGCGACCCCCTGCGCCCTCGGCGCGCTCGGTGCCGGCCACAACCTTTGCCCGGTCGGCTGCTGCCCGGCCCGTGCCCCGCAGCCCGCCGCCGCCGGCGCCGACAGCCCGTACGTGTGAGGAGCACCGTGACCGACCAGCCCGAACGTCCGGACGGCCTGAAGGCCGAACTGCTGGAGATCGCCCTGGACGCCGCCCAGCGCGCGGGAGCCTTCCTGCGCGACGGTCGGCCCGACGACCTCGGCGTGGCCGCCACCAAGTCCAGCGCGGTCGATGTCGTCACCGAGATGGACATCGCCTCCGAGAAGCTGATCACCGGCCTGCTGGCCGAGCGCAGGCCGCACGACGGCGTGCTCGGTGAGGAGGGCGCCAGCGTCGACGGCACCAGCGGCGTCCAGTGGGTGATCGACCCCCTCGACGGCACTGTCAACTACCTGTACGGACTGCCGAGTTGGGCCGTCTCCATCGCGGTCCGGGTGGACGGCGAGACCGTCGTCGGCGTGGTCCACGCCCCGGTGCGCGGCGAGACCTTCCGGGCCGTCCTCGGCGAGGGCGCGTACCTGAACGACCGCTCC from Streptomyces sp. DSM 40750 includes these protein-coding regions:
- a CDS encoding MFS transporter encodes the protein MPSPYTALFAAPGTKGFTAAGLLGRMPLSMMGIGVVTMISQLTGRYGLAGALSATIALSAAVLGPQISRLVDQYGQRRVLRPATLFALAASAGLLFAAHYGWPDWVLYVCSAGIGSVPSLGAMTRARWAALYRGTPQLHTAYSFESVVDEVCFIFGPIISIGLSTAWFPEAGPLLAACFLAAGVFWLTAQRATEPAPHPREHQDKAHSALRSPGLRVLVATFVATGAIFGAVDVVTVAFAEEQGHKAAASVVLAVYAAGSCAAGIVFGLLRFTGAAELRWLLGVCAMAVSMIPLLLVGNLPFLAVALFVAGLSIAPTMITTMALIEEHVPRAQLTEGMTWVGTGLAVGVALGSSVSGWVIDAAGAEAGYVVPAASGAAAVAVGFLGYRRLRRPAPRRGGPHEHHSDREERHVA
- a CDS encoding ferrochelatase; protein product: MPHAHDATPYDALLLLSFGGPEGPDDVVPFLENVTRGRGIPKERLKEVGRHYFLFGGVSPINDQNRALLDALRKDFAEHGLDLPVYWGNRNWAPYLTDTLREMVADGRRRILVLATSAYASYSGCRQYRENLADSLAVLEAEGLELPGIDKIRHYFNHPGFLEPMIDGVVESLADLPEDARAGAHIAFCTHSVPTASADTSGPVEGHGDGGAYVAEHLDVAKLIADAVRERTGVEHPWQLVYQSRSGAPHIPWLEPDICDHLEELHGSGVPAVVMAPIGFVSDHMEVLYDLDTEAMAKGEELGLPVRRSATVGADPRFAAAIRDLVLERAATERGQDATPCALGALGAGHNLCPVGCCPARAPQPAAAGADSPYV
- a CDS encoding inositol monophosphatase family protein gives rise to the protein MTDQPERPDGLKAELLEIALDAAQRAGAFLRDGRPDDLGVAATKSSAVDVVTEMDIASEKLITGLLAERRPHDGVLGEEGASVDGTSGVQWVIDPLDGTVNYLYGLPSWAVSIAVRVDGETVVGVVHAPVRGETFRAVLGEGAYLNDRSARVRPAPAPELALVGTGFGYLAERRARQADVLRQLIPHVRDIRRGGSAAIDLCDVAVGRLDAYYERGLNAWDYAAGDLIAREAGALTGGRPSEPLSPDLTIAAPPGLFEVLQARLEDLGAWHD